The Euphorbia lathyris chromosome 3, ddEupLath1.1, whole genome shotgun sequence genome contains a region encoding:
- the LOC136223473 gene encoding NAC domain-containing protein 19-like, translated as MANNISLPVGFQFSPTDEELLGLFLSQRENLPPFYPIQVADVYADKEPWLLFDKDVQQIHYVFVELKRKTNKSKMAKRTAGCGTWSGQNAAKPVEDCHGQLLGFKKLLIFEFPNDAGDNGHWIMHEYSSTKKNDAYVICAIRNKQLDNIVEPATNATKKRSLQKHAEIHPSKRACNSVQFGSTNQGAIEEIGNHQKANPTEASRLLQISAAQSNLLSGDVDVRFNLSNQGSVEGIGNQQKENLTETEACRSLQPSTAQSNPLSGDVDVQFNFNNQGAIEETRNQQKANLTEWTESEVWRLLQDSATQSNPSNDDVDVVTLLDTNFDWRPFNNFGDEPITPLDDIAAIQPY; from the exons ATGGCAAACAATATTTCTCTTCCTGTCGGGTTTCAATTCAGTCCCACTGATGAAGAACTTCTCGGACTATTTCTTTCTCAAAGGGAAAACTTGCCTCCTTTTTACCCTATCCAAGTTGCTGATGTTTATGCTGATAAAGAGCCATGGCTGCTTTTCGATAAAGATGTGCAACAGATACATTATGTCTTTGTCGAGTTGAAGAGGAAGACTAATAAAAGTAAAATGGCTAAAAGGACTGCTGGATGCGGCACCTGGAGCGGACAGAATGCTGCCAAACCCGTTGAAGATTGTCACGGCCAGTTACTTGGGTTCAAGAAATTGCTGATTTTTGAATTTCCCAATGATGCCGGAGATAACGGTCATTGGATAATGCACGAGTATTCAAGCACTAAAAAGAACGATGCCTATGTTATCTGCGCTATTAGAAACAAACAACTCGATAATATTGTTGAACCGGCTACAAATGCAACCAAGAAGCGCAGCTTGCAAAAGCATGCAGAAATTCATCCGAGTAAAAGGGCTTGCAATTCTGTCCAATTCGGTTCCACTAACCAAG GTGCGATTGAAGAAATTGGAAATCACCAAAAAGCAAATCCAACAGAAGCTTCTAGATTATTGCAAATTTCAGCTGCCCAATCCAATCTCTTGAGTGGTGATGTGGATGTCCGGTTCAATTTGAGTAACCAAG GTTCGGTTGAAGGAATTGGAaatcaacaaaaagaaaatttaaCAGAAACAGAAGCTTGCAGATCATTGCAACCTTCAACTGCCCAATCCAATCCCTTAAGTGGTGATGTGGATGTCCAATTCAATTTCAATAACCAAG GTGCGATTGAAGAAACGAGAAATCAACAAAAAGCAAATCTAACAGAATGGACCGAATCAGAAGTTTGGAGATTATTGCAAGATTCAGCTACCCAATCCAATCCATCGAATGATGATGTAGATGTCGTGACTCTGTTGGACACAAATTTCGATTGGAGACCATTCAATAATTTTGGAGATGAACCGATAACTCCATTGGATGACATCGCTGCAATTCAACCTTATTAA